From a region of the Daphnia pulicaria isolate SC F1-1A chromosome 1, SC_F0-13Bv2, whole genome shotgun sequence genome:
- the LOC124320337 gene encoding something about silencing protein 10-like has product MGKPKGTSSRKTKVDAVSDDEEYQDAVDPNSSEFIYDAVDEYYENEEREGAEKLAKLMKRPKRYIQEDVLGVASSSDEEETLKMSKKKKLKKARLDAEPLPPLDNELEDEKEGDDEEENLEWGKKRSAYYNADYVDEEWDDANESDAEVAELEEQEALAIQQRMAQQLEEADFGLDFITHLKEADKIKGQTSVQEEKIDVNLSHLSKREKLKLLTEESPELIELVEDFKCQMAELKNNLEPILKLVTEGVLPASPGVDYVTSKYQLILNYCTQIGYYFVLKSKRISVQNHPVVKRLVQFRSLLHQLENAGASLQPEIDSLLTKIKEDEKMTREDFVRTVIPPRKKLRILSSRPQSAVVETSKPEEKNAVTKKKINVPLTRDEEQALDFYKAVSKSKKDSEDESEDGDEDPNLDLTAGADSAINASEQGEEDIGKRGINYQIAKNKGLTPHRSKEQRNPRVKHRMKFRKANIRRKGAIREPRKELKKYGGEISGIKATVIRSVKLK; this is encoded by the exons ATGGGCAAGCCTAAAGGTACATCCAGTCGTAAAACCAAAGTGGATGCTGTATCGGACGACGAAGAATATCAGGATGCCGTCGACCCAAATTCATCAGAATTCATATATGATGCTGTTGACGAATACTACGAAAACGAGGAACGCGAAGGTGCAGAGAAATTGGCCAAGTTGATGAAAAGGCCCAAAAGATACATACAG GAAGATGTATTGGGAGTAGCTTCATCatctgatgaagaagaaacattgaagatgtcaaaaaagaaaaagctgaaGAAGGCCCGTTTAGATGCAGAACCGTTACCTCCCCTTGATAATGAACTGGAAGATGAGAAGGAAggagatgatgaagaagaaaatctggaatggggaaaaaaaagatcagcATACTACAATGCTGACTACGTTGATGAAGAATGGGATG ATGCAAATGAGTCGGATGCTGAGGTAGCAGAACTAGAAGAACAAGAAGCACTTGCAATTCAGCAAAGAATGGCCCAACAGTTGGAAGAAGCAGATTTTGGTTTAGATTTCATCACTCACTTAAAA GAAGCTGACAAAATCAAAGGACAAACATCTGTACAGGAAGAGAAAATTGACGTTAATCTTTCTCATTTATCCAAACGAGAAAAACTTAAACTATTGACGGAAGAGTCTCCAGAACTGATTGAACTCGTTGAAGATTTCAAGT GTCAAATGGCAGAGCTTAAAAACAATCTAGAAcccattttaaaattagtGACGGAAGGAGTGCTACCTGCAAGTCCAGGAGTTGATTACGTCACATCGAAATACCAGCTCATCCTCAA cTACTGCACACAGATTGGCTATTATTTTGTGCTGAAGTCTAAAAGAATATCCGTGCAGAATCACCCTGTCGTTAAACGTCTGGTTCAGTTCCGAAGTTTGCTACATCAGCTTGAAAATGCAGGGGCAAGTCTACAGCCGGAGATCGACAGTTTGTTAACGAAAATTAAAGAGGATGAAAAGATGACTCGCGAAGACTTTGTACGCACCGTCATTCCTCCAAGAAAGAAACTGCGCATTTTATCAAGTCGTCCTCAGTCGGCTgtagtcgagacaagcaagcCAGAGGAAAAGAATGCTgtcacgaaaaagaaaatcaacgtACCCTTGACTCGAGACGAAGAGCAAGCATTAGATTTCTACAAAGCGGTCAGTAAATCAAAGAAAGATTCTGAAGATGAAAGTGAAGATGGTGACGAAGATCCAAACCTTGATTTGACTGCTGGAGCTGATTCAGCCATAAATGCTTCAGAGCAAGGAGAAGAGGACATTGGCAAACGTGGCATCAACTATCAAATTGCTAAAAACAAGGGCTTGACACCTCATCGGTCGAAAGAACAGCGCAATCCTCGTGTCAAACACCGTATGAAGTTCCGAAAGGCAAATATCCGCAGGAAGGGCGCGATTCGCGAGCCTCGCAAAGAACTCAAGAAATACGGCGGTGAGATCTCTGGCATTAAGGCGACCGTCATTCGAAGTGTTAAACTTAAGTAA
- the LOC124320258 gene encoding programmed cell death 6-interacting protein-like isoform X1, with the protein MADILSVPLKKTSEIDLVKPLKNLIALRFSTADNPENFNDAISELNKLRSLACLRALDKNESSIEINARYCDQLAALEGKIPPQDVQIPFKWKDAFDKGSLFSGKMSLTITSFSYERMCCLFNLAAFQSQVAAVQSQESDEGLKLAAKLLQSASGIFSYLKANVMGALQQEPTPDLNPEVLGTLSSLMLAEAQEIFVIKAINDKMKEAIIAKLASQCEEFYAETLKQMKQPATTSVWERDWNSKVTGKQLAYHAIAQYYQSRVCNSRKAVGEEIARLQDAIENFKSAQQRFSDVTTYQDYFNKAQKALAEAQKDNDFIYHERVPDVKNLDPVGKAPLAKTPAMPERLGASFKDLFEGLTPVVVHQAMAAWDVRKMEIVNVEVGRMREANQMLNGVLASLNLPAALEESAGESLPQSLKDKARAVRQSGGIDILKELIGNLPSLLERNKEILDEAERLITEERQSDDQLKSQFKERWSRTPSVKLTEAFTSNIAKYRQILANASNADNVVKGKFESHRRGIELLSRPEGELETAVPSASQSAADNSRSPAAAQLRLLMSQVNDLKSEREVLEHELKSAMVDMKQLFLGALTQDGAVNEPAMSVEKLGQVYGPLQKRIRESIDFQASLIQQIQTLNEDFVKDKLGGKGPSAREELLKELATAHDIHMEVQNNLQEGAKFYNDLTQLLLSFQCKISDFCFARKAEKEELLKDLTSSYANNSSSSAPPTEVPGYHTTQAAREVPARPPPPNFSSATASASVPPTSSAPGAPPATSASPVNPNMAPGQSGANPYLPYPMQPYGGMPMPMHMPMQYGYPSGAPPTYDYANQAQYPPQQQPQQQGAPGYPGYYPYYNPAYPYAPPRPY; encoded by the exons ATGGCGGATATATTGTCCGTACCACTGAAAAAGACGTCAGAGATCGACTTAGTAAAGCcattaaaaaatctgattGCTTTGCGATTTTCAACAGCTGATAATCCAGAGAATTTCAACGATGCCATATCCGAGCTCAACAAACTGAGGAGCCTCGCCTGTCTTCGTGCATTGGACAAGAATGAGTCGTCGATTGAAATCAATGCAAG GTACTGTGACCAACTTGCAGCTCTGGAAGGAAAAATTCCACCCCAAGATGTGCAGATTCCTTTTAAATGGAAAGATGCATTTGATAAAGGTTCATTGTTCAGTGGGAAGATGAGTCTGA ctatCACTTCATTTTCTTATGAACGGATGTGTTGCCTATTCAATCTTGCTGCCTTCCAGTCTCAAGTTGCAGCTGTCCAGAGTCAAGAAAGTGACGAGGGACTCAAGCTGGCTGCAAAGTTGCTGCAATCGGCTAGTgggattttttcttatcttaaaGCGAATGTTATGGGAGCACTTCAACAAGAGCCAACTCCAGATTTGAATCCAGAGGTACTTGGTACCCTTTCCTCCCTGATGTTGGCAGAAGCACAAGAGATATTTGTCATCAAg GCAATTAATGATAAGATGAAAGAGGCCATTATTGCTAAGTTAGCTTCGCAGTGCGAAGAGTTCTATGCCGAAACGTTGAAACAGATGAAACAACCGGCAACCACTTCGGTCTGGGAAAGAGATTGGAACTCTAAAGTAACAGGAAAACAATTGGCTTACCATGCTATTGCCCAATATTATCAGAGCCGTGTTTGCAACTCGAGAAAAGCTGTAGGAGAGGAAATAGCTCGTCTGCAG gacgctattgaaaatttcaaatcagctCAACAGCGTTTCAGTGATGTAACTACGTATCAAGACTATTTTAATAAAGCTCAGAAAGCACTGGCCGAAGCGCAGAAAGACAATGATTTTATATATCACGAACGTGTTCCTGATGTGAAAAATCTTGATCCGGTCGGAAAAGCCCCTCTGGCTAAAACCCCTGCTATGCCGGAACGTCTTGGTGCCAGTTTTAAAG aTTTGTTCGAAGGTTTGACTCCAGTTGTGGTCCACCAAGCTATGGCCGCATGGGATGTCCGGAAAATGGAAATTGTCAACGTTGAAGTAGGACGCATGCGAGAAGCAAATCAGATGCTCAATGG AGTGTTGGCCTCTCTCAACTTGCCAGCTGCTTTGGAAGAGTCTGCTGGTGAATCGCTTCCCCAGTCTCTCAAGGACAAAGCCCGAGCTGTTCGACAGTCTGGCGGAATCGATATTCTTAAAGAGTTGATTGGCAACCTTCCTTCGTTATTGGAGCGTAACAAGGAGATACTTGACGAAGCTGAACGGCTAATAACGGAAGAAAGGCAGTCAGATGATCAACTCAAATCCCAATTCAAGGAACGTTGGAGCAGAACTCCATCCGTCAAGTTAACCGAGGCGTTTACGTCTAATATCGCCAAATACAGGCAAATCTTGGCAAACGCTTCCAATGCCGACAATGTCGTCAAGGGCAAGTTCGAAAGCCACAGACGAGGCATTGAATTATTGAGTCGACCAGAGGGTGAACTTGAGACAGCTGTTCCATCTGCTTCTCAATCAGCCGCAGACAATAGCCGCTCACCGGCTGCTGCTCAACTTAGACTTTTGATGAGTCAAGTGAACGATTTAAAAAGTGAACGAGAAGTATTGGAGCACGAGTTAAAAAGCGCCATGGTCGACATGAAGCAACTTTTCCTCGGTGCTCTTACTCAGGATGGGGCTGTTAACGAGCCAGCTATGTCAGTGGAGAAGCTTGGTCAGGTCTACGGTCCGTTGCAAAAACGTATCCGCGAGAGCATTGATTTTCAAGCCAGTCTTATTCAGCAAATACAG ACGCTGAATGAGGACTTCGTGAAGGACAAGTTAGGAGGAAAAGGTCCATCTGCTCGCGAAGAGCTTCTTAAAGAATTAGCTACTGCACATGATATTCACATGGAAGTACAGAACAACCTGCAGGAAGGCGCGAAGTTTTACAACGACTTGACTCAGTTACTACTTAGCTTCCAGTGTAAAATTTCGGACTTCTGTTTTGCACGCAAAGCAGAAAAGGAAGAATTGCTTAAGGATCTTACATCGTCTTATGCCAACAACAGCAGTTCTAGCGCCCCTCCAACGGAAGTTCCTGGTTATCACACAACTCAAG CAGCACGTGAAGTTCCAGCTCGGCCTCCACCACCTAACTTCAGTAGCGCCACCGCTTCTGCTTCTGTACCACCAACCAGTAGCGCCCCGGGTGCTCCTCCGGCCACATCCGCTTCTCCAGTCAACCCAAATATGGCACCAGGGCAAAGTGGAGCTAATCCTTATCTTCCCTACCCAATGCAACCTTATGGTGGAATGCCAATGCCCATGCATATGCCCATGCAGTATGGGTACCCTTCTGGCGCCCCTCCAACCTACGACTACGCTAATCAGGCACAATATCCACCGCAGCAACAACCGCAGCAACAAGGAGCACCTGGCTATCCTGGATATTATCCATACTATAACCCTGCCTACCCGTATGCTCCACCTAGACCCTATTGA
- the LOC124320413 gene encoding protein D7-like, producing MIHLKNLTERVGCPFDPVHVVERRRFQQHLVKCIRNLPKNHDFVQCQYWHLHYVRRSELNDHLESCEHKLAKEANKKTWEGDKQTKFFQPKLKYNEILPSTELSESWDDATLTAPSFSSEIMSAKANYMTVPQGLSKAKRKDFREKERERLREREEKERVFVAKGEKIQQVQKETIIPVPPRKPTENPVKRLSRIAANFQVPKEHVEESKGLSSPARSSRNGSAGSTPAIGRGRGLLGWSHISEPDRTFRFSPEEFPNL from the exons ATGATTCACTTGAAAAACCTTACTGAACGTGTTGGGTGCCCTTTTGACCCTGTGCACGTGGTTGAAAGACG GAGATTCCAACAACATTTGGTCAAGTGTATTAGA AATCTTCCAAAAAACCATGATTTTGTTCAATGCCAATATTGGCACCTGCACTATGTTAGAAGGAGTGAATTGAATGATCACCTAGAATCTTGTGAGCACAAGTTAGCTAAAGAGGCTAATAAGAAAACGTGGGAGG gggacaaacaaacaaagtttTTTCAACCAAAACTGAAGTATAATGAAATCCTACCATCTACTGAGTTATCAGAGAGCTGGGATGATGCAACATTGACTGCTCCTAGCTTCTCGTCTGAAATAATGAGTGCTAAGGCCAACTACATGac TGTTCCTCAAGGGTTATCCAAAGCCAAGCGTAAAGACTTCCGAGAAAAAGAACGAGAACGCTTGCGGGAGAGGGA agaaaaggaaagagtaTTTGTGGCTAAAGGAGAGAAAATCCAGCAAGTACAAAAGGAAACGATTATTCCAGTACCACCTCGAAAACCAACTG AGAATCCAGTAAAACGCCTAAGTCGAATTGCAGCAAACTTTCAGGTGCCAAAAGAGCATGTTGAAGAATCAAAAGGACTTTCTTCGCCCGCTAGATCTTCACGTAACGGTAGTGCTGGAAGTACTCCTGCAATCGGAAGAGGCAGAGGACTTTTGG GTTGGAGCCATATCTCTGAACCAGACCGAACATTTCGCTTCTCCCCGGAAGAATTTCCTAATTTATAA
- the LOC124320258 gene encoding programmed cell death 6-interacting protein-like isoform X2 codes for MADILSVPLKKTSEIDLVKPLKNLIALRFSTADNPENFNDAISELNKLRSLACLRALDKNESSIEINARYCDQLAALEGKIPPQDVQIPFKWKDAFDKGSLFSGKMSLTITSFSYERMCCLFNLAAFQSQVAAVQSQESDEGLKLAAKLLQSASGIFSYLKANVMGALQQEPTPDLNPEVLGTLSSLMLAEAQEIFVIKAINDKMKEAIIAKLASQCEEFYAETLKQMKQPATTSVWERDWNSKVTGKQLAYHAIAQYYQSRVCNSRKAVGEEIARLQDAIENFKSAQQRFSDVTTYQDYFNKAQKALAEAQKDNDFIYHERVPDVKNLDPVGKAPLAKTPAMPERLGASFKDLFEGLTPVVVHQAMAAWDVRKMEIVNVEVGRMREANQMLNGVLASLNLPAALEESAGESLPQSLKDKARAVRQSGGIDILKELIGNLPSLLERNKEILDEAERLITEERQSDDQLKSQFKERWSRTPSVKLTEAFTSNIAKYRQILANASNADNVVKGKFESHRRGIELLSRPEGELETAVPSASQSAADNSRSPAAAQLRLLMSQVNDLKSEREVLEHELKSAMVDMKQLFLGALTQDGAVNEPAMSVEKLGQVYGPLQKRIRESIDFQASLIQQIQTLNEDFVKDKLGGKGPSAREELLKELATAHDIHMEVQNNLQEGAKFYNDLTQLLLSFQCKISDFCFARKAEKEELLKDLTSSYANNSSSSAPPTEVPGYHTTQAREVPARPPPPNFSSATASASVPPTSSAPGAPPATSASPVNPNMAPGQSGANPYLPYPMQPYGGMPMPMHMPMQYGYPSGAPPTYDYANQAQYPPQQQPQQQGAPGYPGYYPYYNPAYPYAPPRPY; via the exons ATGGCGGATATATTGTCCGTACCACTGAAAAAGACGTCAGAGATCGACTTAGTAAAGCcattaaaaaatctgattGCTTTGCGATTTTCAACAGCTGATAATCCAGAGAATTTCAACGATGCCATATCCGAGCTCAACAAACTGAGGAGCCTCGCCTGTCTTCGTGCATTGGACAAGAATGAGTCGTCGATTGAAATCAATGCAAG GTACTGTGACCAACTTGCAGCTCTGGAAGGAAAAATTCCACCCCAAGATGTGCAGATTCCTTTTAAATGGAAAGATGCATTTGATAAAGGTTCATTGTTCAGTGGGAAGATGAGTCTGA ctatCACTTCATTTTCTTATGAACGGATGTGTTGCCTATTCAATCTTGCTGCCTTCCAGTCTCAAGTTGCAGCTGTCCAGAGTCAAGAAAGTGACGAGGGACTCAAGCTGGCTGCAAAGTTGCTGCAATCGGCTAGTgggattttttcttatcttaaaGCGAATGTTATGGGAGCACTTCAACAAGAGCCAACTCCAGATTTGAATCCAGAGGTACTTGGTACCCTTTCCTCCCTGATGTTGGCAGAAGCACAAGAGATATTTGTCATCAAg GCAATTAATGATAAGATGAAAGAGGCCATTATTGCTAAGTTAGCTTCGCAGTGCGAAGAGTTCTATGCCGAAACGTTGAAACAGATGAAACAACCGGCAACCACTTCGGTCTGGGAAAGAGATTGGAACTCTAAAGTAACAGGAAAACAATTGGCTTACCATGCTATTGCCCAATATTATCAGAGCCGTGTTTGCAACTCGAGAAAAGCTGTAGGAGAGGAAATAGCTCGTCTGCAG gacgctattgaaaatttcaaatcagctCAACAGCGTTTCAGTGATGTAACTACGTATCAAGACTATTTTAATAAAGCTCAGAAAGCACTGGCCGAAGCGCAGAAAGACAATGATTTTATATATCACGAACGTGTTCCTGATGTGAAAAATCTTGATCCGGTCGGAAAAGCCCCTCTGGCTAAAACCCCTGCTATGCCGGAACGTCTTGGTGCCAGTTTTAAAG aTTTGTTCGAAGGTTTGACTCCAGTTGTGGTCCACCAAGCTATGGCCGCATGGGATGTCCGGAAAATGGAAATTGTCAACGTTGAAGTAGGACGCATGCGAGAAGCAAATCAGATGCTCAATGG AGTGTTGGCCTCTCTCAACTTGCCAGCTGCTTTGGAAGAGTCTGCTGGTGAATCGCTTCCCCAGTCTCTCAAGGACAAAGCCCGAGCTGTTCGACAGTCTGGCGGAATCGATATTCTTAAAGAGTTGATTGGCAACCTTCCTTCGTTATTGGAGCGTAACAAGGAGATACTTGACGAAGCTGAACGGCTAATAACGGAAGAAAGGCAGTCAGATGATCAACTCAAATCCCAATTCAAGGAACGTTGGAGCAGAACTCCATCCGTCAAGTTAACCGAGGCGTTTACGTCTAATATCGCCAAATACAGGCAAATCTTGGCAAACGCTTCCAATGCCGACAATGTCGTCAAGGGCAAGTTCGAAAGCCACAGACGAGGCATTGAATTATTGAGTCGACCAGAGGGTGAACTTGAGACAGCTGTTCCATCTGCTTCTCAATCAGCCGCAGACAATAGCCGCTCACCGGCTGCTGCTCAACTTAGACTTTTGATGAGTCAAGTGAACGATTTAAAAAGTGAACGAGAAGTATTGGAGCACGAGTTAAAAAGCGCCATGGTCGACATGAAGCAACTTTTCCTCGGTGCTCTTACTCAGGATGGGGCTGTTAACGAGCCAGCTATGTCAGTGGAGAAGCTTGGTCAGGTCTACGGTCCGTTGCAAAAACGTATCCGCGAGAGCATTGATTTTCAAGCCAGTCTTATTCAGCAAATACAG ACGCTGAATGAGGACTTCGTGAAGGACAAGTTAGGAGGAAAAGGTCCATCTGCTCGCGAAGAGCTTCTTAAAGAATTAGCTACTGCACATGATATTCACATGGAAGTACAGAACAACCTGCAGGAAGGCGCGAAGTTTTACAACGACTTGACTCAGTTACTACTTAGCTTCCAGTGTAAAATTTCGGACTTCTGTTTTGCACGCAAAGCAGAAAAGGAAGAATTGCTTAAGGATCTTACATCGTCTTATGCCAACAACAGCAGTTCTAGCGCCCCTCCAACGGAAGTTCCTGGTTATCACACAACTCAAG CACGTGAAGTTCCAGCTCGGCCTCCACCACCTAACTTCAGTAGCGCCACCGCTTCTGCTTCTGTACCACCAACCAGTAGCGCCCCGGGTGCTCCTCCGGCCACATCCGCTTCTCCAGTCAACCCAAATATGGCACCAGGGCAAAGTGGAGCTAATCCTTATCTTCCCTACCCAATGCAACCTTATGGTGGAATGCCAATGCCCATGCATATGCCCATGCAGTATGGGTACCCTTCTGGCGCCCCTCCAACCTACGACTACGCTAATCAGGCACAATATCCACCGCAGCAACAACCGCAGCAACAAGGAGCACCTGGCTATCCTGGATATTATCCATACTATAACCCTGCCTACCCGTATGCTCCACCTAGACCCTATTGA